A single Hippocampus zosterae strain Florida chromosome 17, ASM2543408v3, whole genome shotgun sequence DNA region contains:
- the LOC127590389 gene encoding integrin alpha-3-like isoform X4 yields MCRRDFICERLGWRMRMRRPTRRRRRRREGGRRGQRVASAPTKVIVPRLHLNRCVCAKVSMATCVRALVSVYVVACAASNIDTRFPLLKTGADGTLFGLSVALHIDLKSRTHLLLVGAPREWAEPGVPANRTGGVYICPITSDQSDCRRLPFIKPDLEPSEDLVEDMWLGVTLASQGPPGGQVLACGHRFVKIYGAFKLRHMIGRCYLRGNDLRHTEADEQVCSHLGDMRGEVMCNSGMSAAIFRHDIIIGSPGSYQWQGNIHVRWNNPDDVFDTRSSSFPNLQRRNIYLGYSVTQAEGLLSQDDITIVTGAPKDTKEDARGSVMLAVKVGGSGLLAIRQTLRGEQTGSYFGNAVAAADLDNDGWCDLLVGAPFYFRRQQEVGGAVYVYMNVRGHFLSRPTLVLKGPPASAFGMAVAHAGDLDQDGFQDFAVGAPFQGTGSVMIWRGSSTGISTQPSQVISGSSLSPRFSTFGFSLSAGLDVDGNKHPDLLIGSLDDTTVLLRTRPVIHLNKTIRVSPNRVDPNTCDFCIEVEVCFSYIRSTGETRNQDSITIHFTVAADVSSLNPRLHFRGNGQSMYAGFMLVRQHRCRTLSVGLLTPVRDKMEALVFSLNASLHQKISRNKDPLQDLAAFPVLSHRPRPVQTQVHIQKYCGSDNRCHSNLQMAAHFTDSRQQPLRICSGRQVWFYEGSADRLLLRVNISNTAEDAHLAILNVSVPPALVYSGVRTKGGVQEVQCSVEGSVVLCELGNPFKANRTVEVWIILEPSEISWDTREVEVLLQMSTLSEQTDLSPVWVSLTVNYTVDMSLTLTSQPGPAPFSGHVLGESAMRTTEDVGPLLLFTFQVMESNMGIECKRGSVKDDVSTENNFQQYNKMADSLYSR; encoded by the exons ATGTGCAGACGTGATTTCATTTGCGAGCGTCTCGGCTGGAGAATGAGAATGAGGAGGCCgacgagaaggaggaggaggaggagagaaggtGGACGAAGAGGACAGCGGGTGGCGAGCGCTCCGACGAAGGTGATTGTGCCGCGTCTTCATCTCAACAG GTGTGTATGTGCAAAAGTGTCCATGGCgacttgcgtgcgtgcgttggtgagtgtgtatgtggtaGCATGTGCAGCATCCAACATAGACACGCGCTTCCCGCTACTGAAGACGGGAGCAGACGGAACTTTGTTTGGACTTTCCGTCGCTCTGCATATCGACCTCAAGTCACGCACACACCT TTTATTGGTGGGCGCACCGAGGGAGTGGGCGGAGCCTGGTGTGCCGGCCAATCGAACCGGGGGCGTGTACATCTGCCCGATCACTAGCGACCAATCGGATTGCAGGAGGCTGCCGTTCATCAAGCCAG ACCTGGAGCCATCCGAGGACTTGGTGGAGGATATGTGGCTGGGCGTGACACTGGCCAGTCAGGGGCCACCTGGGGGGCAGGTTCTG GCGTGCGGCCATCGCTTTGTGAAGATTTACGGCGCGTTCAAACTGAGACACATGATCGGCCGCTGTTATCTCCGCGGTAACGATCTGCGCCACACCGAGGCtgacgaacaggtgtgcag tcACCTGGGCGACATGCGCGGAGAGGTCATGTGTAACTCGGGAATGTCTGCCGCCATCTTTcgtcatgacatcatcatcggATCACCGGGAAGTTACCAATGGCAAG GAAACATCCATGTCAGATGGAACAATCCTGATGACGTCTTTGACACCAGGAGTAGCTCCTTCCCAAATCTGCAACGCAGGAACATCTACTTAG gtTATTCAGTCACTCAGGCAGAAGGTCTTCTCTCACAGGATGACATCACGATAGTAACAG GCGCTCCAAAAGACACCAAAGAGGACGCTCGTGGATCAGTGATGCTGGCGGTCAAAGTCGGCGGCAGTGGTTTGCTGGCCATCCGGCAGACGCTGCGAGGAGAGCAGACGGGCTCGTACTTTGGGAACGCTGTGGCCGCCGCAGACCTGGACAATGACGG GTGGTGCGACCTGCTGGTGGGCGCGCCTTTCTACTTCCGGCGGCAGCAAGAAGTGGGCGGGGCGGTTTACGTGTACATGAACGTGAGGGGGCACTTCCTCTCAAGACCCACTTTGGTGCTGAAGGGGCCGCCTGCTTCGGCGTTTGGAATGGCCGTCGCCCATGCTGGGGATCTCGATCAAGACGGCTTCCAGG ACTTTGCAGTGGGCGCTCCGTTCCAGGGGACAGGAAGTGTTATGATCTGGCGCGGCAGCAGCACCGGCATCTCCACTCAACCCAGCCAG GTTATCAGCGGAAGCAGTTTGTCTCCTCGCTTCTCCACTTTTGGGTTCTCGTTGTCCGCTGGACTGGACGTGGACGGCAACAAACATCCAGACCTCCTGATTGGCTCTCTGGATGACACCACAGTCCTGCTCAG AACTCGTCCGGTGATTCACCTCAACAAAACCATAAGAGTGTCCCCAAATAGAGTTGACCCCAACACTTGCGACTTTTG TATTGAGGTGGAGGTATGTTTCTCATACATACGGAGCACTGGCGAGACGAGAAACCAAGACAGCATCA CCATCCATTTCACCGTGGCGGCAGATGTCAGCAGCCTGAACCCCCGTCTACATTTTCGTGGCAATGGTCAGAGCATGTACGCCGGATTCATGCTGGTTCGTCAGCATCGCTGCAGAACTCTGAGCGTCGGACTGCTG ACTCCGGTCCGAGACAAAATGGAAGCATTGGTGTTCTCGCTCAACGCATCTCTACACCAGAAGATATCCAGGAACAAAGACCCCCTCCAGGACCTGGCAGCTTTCCCCGTGCTCAGCCACAGACCCCGACCAGTCCAGACTCAG GTTCACATTCAGAAGTATTGTGGTTCCGATAACCGTTGCCACAGCAACCTGCAGATGGCGGCCCACTTCACTGACTCCAGGCAGCAGCCACTGCGCAT CTGCTCTGGTCGCCAAGTGTGGTTCTACGAGGGCAGCGCAGACCGTCTTCTGCTGCGGGTCAACATTAGCAACACGGCAGAGGACGCTCACTTGGCCATTCTCAACGTTAGCGTCCCACCTGCACTGGTCTACTCCGGAGTCCGGACAAAG GGTGGTGTCCAGGAAGTCCAATGTTCTGTGGAAGGCTCTGTGGTTCTGTGCGAGCTGGGGAACCCATTCAAAGCCAACCGAACA GTTGAGGTGTGGATCATTTTGGAGCCTTCAGAGATCAGTTGGGACACTCGGGAGGTGGAAGTACTGCTTCAGATGTCCAC ACTCAGCGAGCAGACAGACTTGTCTCCAGTCTGGGTCTCCTTGACGGTCAACTACACGGTAGACATGTCCCTGACATT GACCAGTCAGCCGGGCCCTGCACCTTTCAGCGGTCACGTTTTGGGCGAGAGTGCCATGAGAACCACAGAGGATGTCGGCCCTCTGCTTCTCTTTACTTTCCAG GTCATGGAAAGTAACATGGGGATAGAGTGTAAAAGAGGAAGTGTAAAAGATGACGTCTCCACTGAAAACAACTTCCAACAGtacaacaaaatggccgactcgcTATATAGTCGATAG
- the LOC127590389 gene encoding integrin alpha-3-like isoform X1, translating to MCRRDFICERLGWRMRMRRPTRRRRRRREGGRRGQRVASAPTKVIVPRLHLNRCVCAKVSMATCVRALVSVYVVACAASNIDTRFPLLKTGADGTLFGLSVALHIDLKSRTHLLLVGAPREWAEPGVPANRTGGVYICPITSDQSDCRRLPFIKPDLEPSEDLVEDMWLGVTLASQGPPGGQVLACGHRFVKIYGAFKLRHMIGRCYLRGNDLRHTEADEQVCSHLGDMRGEVMCNSGMSAAIFRHDIIIGSPGSYQWQGNIHVRWNNPDDVFDTRSSSFPNLQRRNIYLGYSVTQAEGLLSQDDITIVTGAPKDTKEDARGSVMLAVKVGGSGLLAIRQTLRGEQTGSYFGNAVAAADLDNDGWCDLLVGAPFYFRRQQEVGGAVYVYMNVRGHFLSRPTLVLKGPPASAFGMAVAHAGDLDQDGFQDFAVGAPFQGTGSVMIWRGSSTGISTQPSQVISGSSLSPRFSTFGFSLSAGLDVDGNKHPDLLIGSLDDTTVLLRTRPVIHLNKTIRVSPNRVDPNTCDFCIEVEVCFSYIRSTGETRNQDSITIHFTVAADVSSLNPRLHFRGNGQSMYAGFMLVRQHRCRTLSVGLLTPVRDKMEALVFSLNASLHQKISRNKDPLQDLAAFPVLSHRPRPVQTQVHIQKYCGSDNRCHSNLQMAAHFTDSRQQPLRICSGRQVWFYEGSADRLLLRVNISNTAEDAHLAILNVSVPPALVYSGVRTKGGVQEVQCSVEGSVVLCELGNPFKANRTVEVWIILEPSEISWDTREVEVLLQMSTLSEQTDLSPVWVSLTVNYTVDMSLTLTSQPGPAPFSGHVLGESAMRTTEDVGPLLLFTFQVHVGGRPPDRRGNLELAFEWPSELSNGKWLLYLTEISLNGSAESRCLPPGNVLNPLRLKLSRDESRGRERQSPRQYDDVRKDERAGRSPPHSNKSYILDCRNGGAKCVHFVCRLSHVKKSASVTLRARLWKATMLEHYMDARAVLLRGQATLRLGTISTETPSAQMEVYAYPDVERREGSGAPLWTIVAAVLGGLGLLALICMLLWKCGFFLRHRSWRAAAQHQGRILAAEERHEGQDAVLTTTRSKPKQWRTWTAVD from the exons ATGTGCAGACGTGATTTCATTTGCGAGCGTCTCGGCTGGAGAATGAGAATGAGGAGGCCgacgagaaggaggaggaggaggagagaaggtGGACGAAGAGGACAGCGGGTGGCGAGCGCTCCGACGAAGGTGATTGTGCCGCGTCTTCATCTCAACAG GTGTGTATGTGCAAAAGTGTCCATGGCgacttgcgtgcgtgcgttggtgagtgtgtatgtggtaGCATGTGCAGCATCCAACATAGACACGCGCTTCCCGCTACTGAAGACGGGAGCAGACGGAACTTTGTTTGGACTTTCCGTCGCTCTGCATATCGACCTCAAGTCACGCACACACCT TTTATTGGTGGGCGCACCGAGGGAGTGGGCGGAGCCTGGTGTGCCGGCCAATCGAACCGGGGGCGTGTACATCTGCCCGATCACTAGCGACCAATCGGATTGCAGGAGGCTGCCGTTCATCAAGCCAG ACCTGGAGCCATCCGAGGACTTGGTGGAGGATATGTGGCTGGGCGTGACACTGGCCAGTCAGGGGCCACCTGGGGGGCAGGTTCTG GCGTGCGGCCATCGCTTTGTGAAGATTTACGGCGCGTTCAAACTGAGACACATGATCGGCCGCTGTTATCTCCGCGGTAACGATCTGCGCCACACCGAGGCtgacgaacaggtgtgcag tcACCTGGGCGACATGCGCGGAGAGGTCATGTGTAACTCGGGAATGTCTGCCGCCATCTTTcgtcatgacatcatcatcggATCACCGGGAAGTTACCAATGGCAAG GAAACATCCATGTCAGATGGAACAATCCTGATGACGTCTTTGACACCAGGAGTAGCTCCTTCCCAAATCTGCAACGCAGGAACATCTACTTAG gtTATTCAGTCACTCAGGCAGAAGGTCTTCTCTCACAGGATGACATCACGATAGTAACAG GCGCTCCAAAAGACACCAAAGAGGACGCTCGTGGATCAGTGATGCTGGCGGTCAAAGTCGGCGGCAGTGGTTTGCTGGCCATCCGGCAGACGCTGCGAGGAGAGCAGACGGGCTCGTACTTTGGGAACGCTGTGGCCGCCGCAGACCTGGACAATGACGG GTGGTGCGACCTGCTGGTGGGCGCGCCTTTCTACTTCCGGCGGCAGCAAGAAGTGGGCGGGGCGGTTTACGTGTACATGAACGTGAGGGGGCACTTCCTCTCAAGACCCACTTTGGTGCTGAAGGGGCCGCCTGCTTCGGCGTTTGGAATGGCCGTCGCCCATGCTGGGGATCTCGATCAAGACGGCTTCCAGG ACTTTGCAGTGGGCGCTCCGTTCCAGGGGACAGGAAGTGTTATGATCTGGCGCGGCAGCAGCACCGGCATCTCCACTCAACCCAGCCAG GTTATCAGCGGAAGCAGTTTGTCTCCTCGCTTCTCCACTTTTGGGTTCTCGTTGTCCGCTGGACTGGACGTGGACGGCAACAAACATCCAGACCTCCTGATTGGCTCTCTGGATGACACCACAGTCCTGCTCAG AACTCGTCCGGTGATTCACCTCAACAAAACCATAAGAGTGTCCCCAAATAGAGTTGACCCCAACACTTGCGACTTTTG TATTGAGGTGGAGGTATGTTTCTCATACATACGGAGCACTGGCGAGACGAGAAACCAAGACAGCATCA CCATCCATTTCACCGTGGCGGCAGATGTCAGCAGCCTGAACCCCCGTCTACATTTTCGTGGCAATGGTCAGAGCATGTACGCCGGATTCATGCTGGTTCGTCAGCATCGCTGCAGAACTCTGAGCGTCGGACTGCTG ACTCCGGTCCGAGACAAAATGGAAGCATTGGTGTTCTCGCTCAACGCATCTCTACACCAGAAGATATCCAGGAACAAAGACCCCCTCCAGGACCTGGCAGCTTTCCCCGTGCTCAGCCACAGACCCCGACCAGTCCAGACTCAG GTTCACATTCAGAAGTATTGTGGTTCCGATAACCGTTGCCACAGCAACCTGCAGATGGCGGCCCACTTCACTGACTCCAGGCAGCAGCCACTGCGCAT CTGCTCTGGTCGCCAAGTGTGGTTCTACGAGGGCAGCGCAGACCGTCTTCTGCTGCGGGTCAACATTAGCAACACGGCAGAGGACGCTCACTTGGCCATTCTCAACGTTAGCGTCCCACCTGCACTGGTCTACTCCGGAGTCCGGACAAAG GGTGGTGTCCAGGAAGTCCAATGTTCTGTGGAAGGCTCTGTGGTTCTGTGCGAGCTGGGGAACCCATTCAAAGCCAACCGAACA GTTGAGGTGTGGATCATTTTGGAGCCTTCAGAGATCAGTTGGGACACTCGGGAGGTGGAAGTACTGCTTCAGATGTCCAC ACTCAGCGAGCAGACAGACTTGTCTCCAGTCTGGGTCTCCTTGACGGTCAACTACACGGTAGACATGTCCCTGACATT GACCAGTCAGCCGGGCCCTGCACCTTTCAGCGGTCACGTTTTGGGCGAGAGTGCCATGAGAACCACAGAGGATGTCGGCCCTCTGCTTCTCTTTACTTTCCAG GTGCATGTAGGCGGGAGGCCACCGGATCGCCGGGGCAACCTGGAGCTGGCGTTCGAATGGCCGAGCGAGCTGTCCAACGGGAAGTGGCTGCTCTACCTAACTGAGATCTCCCTGAACGGAAGCGCCGAGTCGCGATGCCTTCCACCTGGCAACGTGCTCAACCCGCTACGCCTCAAG CTTTCCCGAGATGAGAGTAGGGGGAGGGAGAGGCAGAGTCCAAGACAATACGACGACGTGCGGAAGGACGAGCGAGCGGGCCGCAGCCCACCTCACAGCAACAAGTCTTACATCCTG GACTGCAGGAACGGCGGTGCCAAGTGTGTACACTTCGTGTGTCGCCTGTCGCACGTCAAGAAGAGCGCTAGTGTGACTCTGCGAGCACGCCTCTGGAAGGCCACCATGTTGGAG cactACATGGACGCCAGGGCCGTGCTGCTCCGGGGACAGGCAACCCTCAGGCTGGGCACCATCAGCACGGAGACCCCCAGTGCACAG ATGGAGGTCTATGCTTACCCTGATGTGGAGAGGAGGGAGGGCAGCGGTGCCCCCTTGTGGACGATTGTAGCAGCCGTCCTGGGTGGACTGGGCCTGCTGGCCCTCATCTGCATGCTGCTGTGGAAG TGCGGCTTCTTTTTGCGCCATCGCTCGTGGCGAGCGGCGGCCCAGCACCAGGGTCGGATCCTGGCGGCGGAGGAGCGCCACGAGGGTCAGGACGCCGTCTTGACCACAACCAGAAGCAAACCCAAACAGTGGCGCACCTGGACCGCCGTGGACTGA
- the LOC127590389 gene encoding integrin alpha-3-like isoform X2 codes for MCRRDFICERLGWRMRMRRPTRRRRRRREGGRRGQRVASAPTKVIVPRLHLNRCVCAKVSMATCVRALVSVYVVACAASNIDTRFPLLKTGADGTLFGLSVALHIDLKSRTHLEWAEPGVPANRTGGVYICPITSDQSDCRRLPFIKPDLEPSEDLVEDMWLGVTLASQGPPGGQVLACGHRFVKIYGAFKLRHMIGRCYLRGNDLRHTEADEQVCSHLGDMRGEVMCNSGMSAAIFRHDIIIGSPGSYQWQGNIHVRWNNPDDVFDTRSSSFPNLQRRNIYLGYSVTQAEGLLSQDDITIVTGAPKDTKEDARGSVMLAVKVGGSGLLAIRQTLRGEQTGSYFGNAVAAADLDNDGWCDLLVGAPFYFRRQQEVGGAVYVYMNVRGHFLSRPTLVLKGPPASAFGMAVAHAGDLDQDGFQDFAVGAPFQGTGSVMIWRGSSTGISTQPSQVISGSSLSPRFSTFGFSLSAGLDVDGNKHPDLLIGSLDDTTVLLRTRPVIHLNKTIRVSPNRVDPNTCDFCIEVEVCFSYIRSTGETRNQDSITIHFTVAADVSSLNPRLHFRGNGQSMYAGFMLVRQHRCRTLSVGLLTPVRDKMEALVFSLNASLHQKISRNKDPLQDLAAFPVLSHRPRPVQTQVHIQKYCGSDNRCHSNLQMAAHFTDSRQQPLRICSGRQVWFYEGSADRLLLRVNISNTAEDAHLAILNVSVPPALVYSGVRTKGGVQEVQCSVEGSVVLCELGNPFKANRTVEVWIILEPSEISWDTREVEVLLQMSTLSEQTDLSPVWVSLTVNYTVDMSLTLTSQPGPAPFSGHVLGESAMRTTEDVGPLLLFTFQVHVGGRPPDRRGNLELAFEWPSELSNGKWLLYLTEISLNGSAESRCLPPGNVLNPLRLKLSRDESRGRERQSPRQYDDVRKDERAGRSPPHSNKSYILDCRNGGAKCVHFVCRLSHVKKSASVTLRARLWKATMLEHYMDARAVLLRGQATLRLGTISTETPSAQMEVYAYPDVERREGSGAPLWTIVAAVLGGLGLLALICMLLWKCGFFLRHRSWRAAAQHQGRILAAEERHEGQDAVLTTTRSKPKQWRTWTAVD; via the exons ATGTGCAGACGTGATTTCATTTGCGAGCGTCTCGGCTGGAGAATGAGAATGAGGAGGCCgacgagaaggaggaggaggaggagagaaggtGGACGAAGAGGACAGCGGGTGGCGAGCGCTCCGACGAAGGTGATTGTGCCGCGTCTTCATCTCAACAG GTGTGTATGTGCAAAAGTGTCCATGGCgacttgcgtgcgtgcgttggtgagtgtgtatgtggtaGCATGTGCAGCATCCAACATAGACACGCGCTTCCCGCTACTGAAGACGGGAGCAGACGGAACTTTGTTTGGACTTTCCGTCGCTCTGCATATCGACCTCAAGTCACGCACACACCT GGAGTGGGCGGAGCCTGGTGTGCCGGCCAATCGAACCGGGGGCGTGTACATCTGCCCGATCACTAGCGACCAATCGGATTGCAGGAGGCTGCCGTTCATCAAGCCAG ACCTGGAGCCATCCGAGGACTTGGTGGAGGATATGTGGCTGGGCGTGACACTGGCCAGTCAGGGGCCACCTGGGGGGCAGGTTCTG GCGTGCGGCCATCGCTTTGTGAAGATTTACGGCGCGTTCAAACTGAGACACATGATCGGCCGCTGTTATCTCCGCGGTAACGATCTGCGCCACACCGAGGCtgacgaacaggtgtgcag tcACCTGGGCGACATGCGCGGAGAGGTCATGTGTAACTCGGGAATGTCTGCCGCCATCTTTcgtcatgacatcatcatcggATCACCGGGAAGTTACCAATGGCAAG GAAACATCCATGTCAGATGGAACAATCCTGATGACGTCTTTGACACCAGGAGTAGCTCCTTCCCAAATCTGCAACGCAGGAACATCTACTTAG gtTATTCAGTCACTCAGGCAGAAGGTCTTCTCTCACAGGATGACATCACGATAGTAACAG GCGCTCCAAAAGACACCAAAGAGGACGCTCGTGGATCAGTGATGCTGGCGGTCAAAGTCGGCGGCAGTGGTTTGCTGGCCATCCGGCAGACGCTGCGAGGAGAGCAGACGGGCTCGTACTTTGGGAACGCTGTGGCCGCCGCAGACCTGGACAATGACGG GTGGTGCGACCTGCTGGTGGGCGCGCCTTTCTACTTCCGGCGGCAGCAAGAAGTGGGCGGGGCGGTTTACGTGTACATGAACGTGAGGGGGCACTTCCTCTCAAGACCCACTTTGGTGCTGAAGGGGCCGCCTGCTTCGGCGTTTGGAATGGCCGTCGCCCATGCTGGGGATCTCGATCAAGACGGCTTCCAGG ACTTTGCAGTGGGCGCTCCGTTCCAGGGGACAGGAAGTGTTATGATCTGGCGCGGCAGCAGCACCGGCATCTCCACTCAACCCAGCCAG GTTATCAGCGGAAGCAGTTTGTCTCCTCGCTTCTCCACTTTTGGGTTCTCGTTGTCCGCTGGACTGGACGTGGACGGCAACAAACATCCAGACCTCCTGATTGGCTCTCTGGATGACACCACAGTCCTGCTCAG AACTCGTCCGGTGATTCACCTCAACAAAACCATAAGAGTGTCCCCAAATAGAGTTGACCCCAACACTTGCGACTTTTG TATTGAGGTGGAGGTATGTTTCTCATACATACGGAGCACTGGCGAGACGAGAAACCAAGACAGCATCA CCATCCATTTCACCGTGGCGGCAGATGTCAGCAGCCTGAACCCCCGTCTACATTTTCGTGGCAATGGTCAGAGCATGTACGCCGGATTCATGCTGGTTCGTCAGCATCGCTGCAGAACTCTGAGCGTCGGACTGCTG ACTCCGGTCCGAGACAAAATGGAAGCATTGGTGTTCTCGCTCAACGCATCTCTACACCAGAAGATATCCAGGAACAAAGACCCCCTCCAGGACCTGGCAGCTTTCCCCGTGCTCAGCCACAGACCCCGACCAGTCCAGACTCAG GTTCACATTCAGAAGTATTGTGGTTCCGATAACCGTTGCCACAGCAACCTGCAGATGGCGGCCCACTTCACTGACTCCAGGCAGCAGCCACTGCGCAT CTGCTCTGGTCGCCAAGTGTGGTTCTACGAGGGCAGCGCAGACCGTCTTCTGCTGCGGGTCAACATTAGCAACACGGCAGAGGACGCTCACTTGGCCATTCTCAACGTTAGCGTCCCACCTGCACTGGTCTACTCCGGAGTCCGGACAAAG GGTGGTGTCCAGGAAGTCCAATGTTCTGTGGAAGGCTCTGTGGTTCTGTGCGAGCTGGGGAACCCATTCAAAGCCAACCGAACA GTTGAGGTGTGGATCATTTTGGAGCCTTCAGAGATCAGTTGGGACACTCGGGAGGTGGAAGTACTGCTTCAGATGTCCAC ACTCAGCGAGCAGACAGACTTGTCTCCAGTCTGGGTCTCCTTGACGGTCAACTACACGGTAGACATGTCCCTGACATT GACCAGTCAGCCGGGCCCTGCACCTTTCAGCGGTCACGTTTTGGGCGAGAGTGCCATGAGAACCACAGAGGATGTCGGCCCTCTGCTTCTCTTTACTTTCCAG GTGCATGTAGGCGGGAGGCCACCGGATCGCCGGGGCAACCTGGAGCTGGCGTTCGAATGGCCGAGCGAGCTGTCCAACGGGAAGTGGCTGCTCTACCTAACTGAGATCTCCCTGAACGGAAGCGCCGAGTCGCGATGCCTTCCACCTGGCAACGTGCTCAACCCGCTACGCCTCAAG CTTTCCCGAGATGAGAGTAGGGGGAGGGAGAGGCAGAGTCCAAGACAATACGACGACGTGCGGAAGGACGAGCGAGCGGGCCGCAGCCCACCTCACAGCAACAAGTCTTACATCCTG GACTGCAGGAACGGCGGTGCCAAGTGTGTACACTTCGTGTGTCGCCTGTCGCACGTCAAGAAGAGCGCTAGTGTGACTCTGCGAGCACGCCTCTGGAAGGCCACCATGTTGGAG cactACATGGACGCCAGGGCCGTGCTGCTCCGGGGACAGGCAACCCTCAGGCTGGGCACCATCAGCACGGAGACCCCCAGTGCACAG ATGGAGGTCTATGCTTACCCTGATGTGGAGAGGAGGGAGGGCAGCGGTGCCCCCTTGTGGACGATTGTAGCAGCCGTCCTGGGTGGACTGGGCCTGCTGGCCCTCATCTGCATGCTGCTGTGGAAG TGCGGCTTCTTTTTGCGCCATCGCTCGTGGCGAGCGGCGGCCCAGCACCAGGGTCGGATCCTGGCGGCGGAGGAGCGCCACGAGGGTCAGGACGCCGTCTTGACCACAACCAGAAGCAAACCCAAACAGTGGCGCACCTGGACCGCCGTGGACTGA